In Asterias rubens chromosome 10, eAstRub1.3, whole genome shotgun sequence, the following proteins share a genomic window:
- the LOC117296163 gene encoding fibroblast growth factor receptor-like, with protein sequence MRRLHRWYVALATIFTIFRYVECGTPNCYGLQPPTDIHLTFDTRIEDDASDQGAKWTLIAVGSWQRPAGGGDFTGYGVKLQKSPHSDGQSTGGQLLNCLVDVSYTVTSENTMTFSDVEYGFHYRLTVRTIDGTMMQINSGFSSVDEFSPDCYEETGSVEFCSSREVETSGKPVNLSIFEMKEQATGLVDVTVSWNRPITSTGTVVVMYRAMWGRPDETGGNQGGEGVIPATKENDTLNSAYEFSVEGLDDQKEYQFNVTPMVLTSSRPELQPGYKASLTFIATAPAPAVGSLSVPQMADSEVIPRNVDTFPRRKPETTFEPTTAQATQASFTGDPITPSPPSSDNLLLTASVAVGVALVFVIAMSITTWCCFKRKKKEDELKKAVFIRTREEEISMYHHKGSIQKNETECRECLPEFEVKELDRTLLKLEKELGSGQFGVVYKGYVLGVYSKEEYSPVAVKSLKCNASQSMKEDFLDEIKLIIEIGTHPNILPVLGCCTVDEPYYLITEYMKYGDLLHFLWKCREENRPDDDHVYIMTETNKIQIARQIARGMEYLSNTRYYHGDLAARNVLVGEDLVVKISDFGLADDIYQNGYKRLAPHRKRPVKWVSLETNLEGKCTIQSDVWSFGIVLYEIYTLGSMPYPGLDGREVVRRLQTSYRMDKPDNCPDEINDIMRQCWREKPTERPTFTSLFNTFDRMLVEQSDYMLPLDGAVYDHCLLGGGGSGGQAAKTGSDEEVASTSLVAKLMLEDLPKSETEQSDTVRLFPKE encoded by the exons ATGCGTCGACTGCACAGGTGGTATGTGGCGTTGGCGACAATCTTCACCATTTTCAGATATGTTGAATGTGGCACTCCAAACTGCTACGGCCTAC AACCACCAACAGATATCCATCTGACCTTTGACACCCGGATCGAAGACGACGCCAGTGACCAAGGAGCGAAGTGGACGCTTATTGCTGTAGGTTCGTGGCAAAGACCCGCGG GGGGTGGTGACTTCACAGGATATGGGGTCAAACTACAGAAATCACCACATAGTGATGGACAGTCAACAGGGGGACAATTACTTAACTGTCTTGTAGATGTTTCTTATACAGTCACG TCTGAGAATACAATGACCTTTTCTGACGTCGAGTACGGGTTCCACTACCGGTTGACC GTCCGCACCATTGACGGAACTATGATGCAGATCAATTCAGGATTTTCCTCTGTAGACGAATTCTCACCAG ATTGTTACGAAGAGACGGGCAGCGTGGAGTTTTGCAGCAGTCGGG AGGTGGAGACATCTGGCAAACCGGTCAATCTAAGCATCTTCGAGATGAAGGAGCAAGCCACTGGTCTAGTTGATGTTACAGTGTCCTGGAACAGACCTATAACGTCCACAGGCACAGTTGTGGTGATGTATAGGGCAATGTGGGGTCGACCAGACGAAACAGGTGGTAACCAGGGGGGCGAGGGTGTCATCCCTGCCACTAAG GAGAATGACACTCTGAATTCTGCTTACGAGTTTAGCGTCGAAGGTCTAGACGATCAAAAGGAATATCAGTTTAAC GTGACTCCAATGGTGTTAACCTCGAGTCGTCCGGAACTGCAACCTGGTTACAAAGCATCACTTACTTTTATTGCAACAGCACCAGCCCCTGCTGTAGGAAGTTTATCCG TACCGCAAATGGCTGACTCGGAGGTTATCCCGAGGAATGTAGACACATTTCCACGACGTAAGCCTGAAACTACTTTTGAACCAACAACTGCGCAGGCAACCCAAGCGTCGTTCACTGGAGATCCGATTACCCCTAGCCCGCCCTCCAGCGACAATCTGCTGCTCACAGCGTCTGTGGCAGTAGGCGTGGCTTTGGTGTTTGTGATCGCAATGTCGATCACTACTTGGTGTTGCTTCAAGAGAAAGAAGAAAGAGGATGAATTGAAGAAAGCTGTGTTTATCAGAACCAGAGAGGAAGAGATTAGTATGTATCATCATAAAGGAAGTATACAGAAGAACG AGACAGAATGCAGGGAGTGCCTTCCTGAGTTTGAAGTCAAGGAACTAGACCGCACCTTGCTGAAGTTGGAGAAGGAGTTAGGGAGTGGCCAGTTCGGAGTGGTATACAAAGGCTACGTGCTTGGTGTATACAGCAAGGAAGAATACTCCCCGGTTGCTGTCAAGAGTTTGAAGT GTAACGCCAGTCAGTCCATGAAGGAGGACTTTCTTGATGAGATCAAACTGATCATCGAGATCGGGACCCATCCAAATATCCTACCCGTCCTGGGTTGCTGTACGGTGGACGAGCCGTACTATCTCATCACAGAGTACATGAAGTATGGCGATCTCCTTCACTTCTTGTGGAAATGTAGAGAG GAAAACCGGCCAGATGATGATCACGTTTACATCATGACGGAGACGAACAAGATCCAGATAGCTCGACAGATTGCAAGAGGAATG GAATATCTGTCCAACACTCGCTACTACCACGGAGATCTGGCCGCACGTAACGTCCTAGTGGGTGAAGACCTAGTGGTGAAGATATCTGACTTTGGTTTGGCAGATGATATCTACCAGAATGGATACAAACGTTTGGCGCCACACAGAAAGCGTCCCGTGAAATGGGTCAGTCTGGAGACCAACCTGGAAGGAAAATGTACCATACAGAGCGATGT GTGGTCATTCGGCATCGTGTTGTATGAGATCTACACTCTTGGCAGTATGCCATACCCTGGTCTCGATGGCAGGGAGGTGGTACGCCGACTGCAGACTAGCTACCGCATGGATAAACCGGACAACTGCCCTGATGAAAT CAATGACATCATGAGGCAGTGTTGGCGGGAGAAACCAACCGAGCGACCTACATTCACCAGTCTCTTCAACACCTTCGACAGGATGTTGGTGGAACAGAGTGACTACATGCTGCCTCTTGATGGCGCTGTTTATGATCACTGTCTCCTGGGTGGTGGTGGCAGCGGCGGACAGGCAGCGAAGACCGGAAGCGACGAAGAAGTTGCGAGTACTTCCTTGGTTGCGAAACTGATGCTGGAGGATCTACCGAAGAGTGAGACTGAGCAGAGTGATACCGTCAGGCTCTTTCCCAAGGAATAA